The Malaclemys terrapin pileata isolate rMalTer1 chromosome 7, rMalTer1.hap1, whole genome shotgun sequence nucleotide sequence ttgcagtgtagacatactctagcCAAGTTCAAGTGAGAGTAACTCCAGTGTACTCATTTGAGCTAactgttgcagtgaagacaaaccctccATCTCATCATGACCCATGCATCTGTCGGGCAGACCTTTCTGCTGTGGGCTTGCACCTCCTTACAGCAGCAGAGGAGAATTCAGGCACGCTCCATTCTCAGATGTCCAGTGTGAAGCCTGCAATGAGCTTGCAGCCAACTGTAGTGGTTGCGATCTTGTTAGACTCTTTCATTAAAGCATTACCAATCATGCAGTAAGCTCCATCGTGGTCCCTCATGGAAAGCAATGCTTTAAGCTCGAGTGACACACAGAGCAATGCAGCTCAGACATCTAGTGCTGTTATGAAAACATTGTGGGTTTTGttatacataagaatggccatactgagtcagaccagaggtctatctagcccagtattctgtcttccaacagtggccaatgccaagtgccccagagggaataaacagaactggtaatcatcaaatgatcaatcccctgtcgcccattcccagcttctggcaaagagaggctagggacaccatccctggccatcctggctaatagccattgatggacctatcctccaggaacttatctagtacTTTTTTGAACCTATTACAGTGTTACttttcacaacatcttctggcaaggagttccacaggttgactatgtgttgtgtggaaaaaatacttccttttgttttaaacctgctgcctattaatttcatttagtgacccctagttcgtgtgttatgagaaggaataaataacacttctttattcactttctccacacaagtcatgattttatagacctctatcatatccccctttgtgggctcttttccaagctgaaaagtcccagttttattaatctctgctcacatggcagccattccatacccttaatcatttttgttgccttttctgaaccttttccaattcctatctatcttttttgagatgaggtgactgcatctgcacacaatattcaagaggtggatgtaccatggatttatctagaggcaatatgatatttcttgtcttattatctatccctttcttaatgattcccaacattctgcaccccaaacccctcatccccagctccaccccagaaccTGAACCCCcggccggagccctcaccccgtgtcccagttccctgccccagcctgaagtcccctcctacactccaaatcTCTCGGTCCCAGCCTGAAACACCCTCctatactccaaacccctcatccccagccccaccccagagcccgcacctccatcTGGAGCCCTCTGGGGATGACAACGTGCCTCAGTGGGGAGGACAGAGGCTAGCGCCCTGCCAGCCTTTGGAGCAGTGGTGGGCAGATGTGAGCTGTGGTGCCTGGGTCTGCATGGGGCATGGTGTGCTGGGCCACATCTCAGTAAAGGTAAGGGAAGATCCTGTAGGGAACTCGCCGGCAGTACTCCTGCCAGGCGAGCCCATATTTCCGCAGGCACTGGTGCTCATCCCGAGCCTCCCGGTGAATCAGCAGCACAGTGAAGTAGAAGACGTAGAAGTAGGGCAGGACATGTGTCAGGCCTGAGGGGGTGGGAGAGACATGGGGCATGAGGAGGAGGCGGCCATGGGCCCTTCCTCTAGGACCTTTTAGTGCAATAGTTCTCAACCCAGGGGCTGCTTGTGGCCTAATCAGCAcatagctgtggcccatgtgacatcctcagggccttACAGGCAGTATATAtatcccacataacacagagctgcatatgtggcccacaatggtaaacaggttgagaaccattgttctaGTGGATAGCTTGAGTGCTGAGCAAACTTGTCTAGGGCCTAGATTCCTCCCCAATCCTACGTTAATGATACACTGATGACATCCTTTGAAGGTGCGACCAGTGCCTTCCACCTGGGACTTCAGGCCAACCAGACCAGGTGCCTTCTACGTGACCTCTGGCTGGAGTAGGGGGCAGCATATTGGTGCCATCTGCTTGGGCCATAACTGGAATGTTGGGCCAGAACGGGCACCCTCTGTGTAGCTCGTGAAAGACACAATGGGTGCCCAAGGCAGACACCGCAGAGGGGCAGTAGGGATATGCCCTAAAGGCACGGGTCCCAGTGGGACACCAatgctgggggcaggagaaggagacaactctcccctcccccacatacacacacctcctTGCTAGCCTTCACAGGCTCCTCCAGGCAGGATTTAGACTCACCACAGGGCAGCGACCAGGCCAGAGCCATGATGAGATCCCCCAGATAGTTGGGGTGGCGCACAAACCCCCACCACCCAGACACCAGGAGACGCCGGCCCGTGGCTGTGGGAATGGTTTTGAgacctgggaggaggagaagagcatTACCCCACATGGCatccattcctccccctccctcccattagCTAATCCTCCATTAGCATCACCTTCTTCTCCAGACTCCTTCACTCCAAGTCCCCCATCTAACTCCCATCCAAGAGGTGGCTGCAACTCACCAGTTACTCTGGGGTCATTGGGGTTCCTGCGGAAAGTGTTCTTCTGGGAATTGGCACTGCGGAAGATGCAGTAGCCCAGACCTGCCAAGAAGTGAACCAGAGTGAGGATAGGCTGTGGGAACTCCAGGCATGGGGATACGGGCACTTCTGCCATGGATTGGTATGGAAACAGATCGCTCTGGAGAGGACAAAGGGATGAATGACAATGGTGGTGGATGCTGGCTCAGGGTGGCATTGAACAGGGCTTTCAATCCTCACGCTTCAGGGTGTGGCttggggctgggcaggaagggaTTTCACCCCATTGTACAGCAAGGTGAGTTGTAGGGTTGGTGAGgcaggaagggtgtgtgtgtggggggtaagaGATACTGTGATAGATGGGGTCATGGGGTAAAGTGAGAGGGATACTACACCTATTGGTCTTGACTAGGTGGATCCATTGGTCtgatcagggggcggggggagggaaagaggagagatATGGGACTGAATGAGCCTATCGGTCTGGTTTGTGAGAGGGAAATCACCTGAGCCTCACCATTGAGCAAGAGGATCCCGACAGCCATGGACAGGCTCAGCTTCTGGGGGTGGTTGACCAGGAAGTAGGCCTGCAGGCTGTAGGTGAAGGGCACCCAGGCCAGGTCCCCAAAGGCCAACATGAAGCCAAACCCATCGTGTACAATGTCCATGGTGGTGAGGATGGCCTCCTGCAGCACACAGAGGAGCCACATCCAgcatggataaaaatcaatgctaaacacaatttaaatatttaaaaaaccctaaatctatttaaaattaaatttgaaataaacAACCTATGCTAAGGCCTAACCATGCTGTAATCTATTAAACCATTTAAATAcaaaccccgcccccccaataTTAAGCAAGACACGTTTGCTGCCAAGTTTAAAGAAAGTGAACACACAGAACTGCTTGACATTAATGGCTAGGCACCTGGAACAAGAGTTTGTTGAAGCACTAAACCACCTTTCAACTGTTGGCAGTAGTCTCTTCTGcaagtgcagagagaatatttaatttcatttccttttattCAACTAAATCAGTTCAGTGACTAGTTCATTTGAAGATAAGAAATCAATTGGGAGTTGAACagacaggaaagcttgtttttctcttccaatctatgaagaAAAACTacgtgtgagaggatgagatctactagttctaaaatcttgaatgacatggtgaccagaaacataCAGATACTACAGTGAAATCCCGCTATACCGCAatgtttggggtccaaaaaaATTACATCGCGCTAAATGCGGGGTCGCAGTATAGCGGGGTTTCAAGCCCGTCAGTGGTCCCCAAGGTGCATTGATGTGCGCCGCCTagtgcctagtgcccagcaggggagagaagctgcagccccgcgcctgccggggacagagagctccagggctgcgggcgccggtgctcactgtccccggcaggcgcggggccgcagcttctctcccctgcctggcACTAGGTGGGGGCACATCAAATGTCTCGGCAGGCGTCATggcattggggaccactggtacATACTGTATGTCTTAGACGGGGGCCAAATTGTGATCGCATTATATGCGATTTCACATTATGGCGGGGCGCCTTATTGCGGGGTTTGActatacttcctttgtttaatacaaTCAGTTTTAAATAGAACACATTTattgataaatattttataaGTATATTAGCACACaaagtagttttattttattcaaaacCCTAACATGTTGTTTCTGGGAattttttattgaattttaatttccatccaaatagagctggACACAAATTGCAAGTAAAACATCAATCATCGTATTGTAAATAAATAcaacattcaccattttctaacataataaaaatgtaaaaattaagaatctgaatacatGTAAAGTAAGCTATATcattgctcaaataaatgtgtagaGATATATTGtgtcctcctggttagcaaaaagaagtaccGAATTTAGTACAGTATAAAGTCAGGGTATGTTTGGTTGCAAATTAACATATTTTAATAGTTACCCAccagtggtggggggggggggggaggaaatcaacCTTTTGTTAGGAAAATAACTatgaagtacaaatgcaaaacttgactacaatcaattatttaaattaaatcaatccaccctggccACATCTGTGCTTAAAATCACCAATCCCCACTCCCTTCTCAGAACTGGGTTCTCAATCCCAGCCCCCCTGTTTGAACCACTGgactccaccctcctcccagacatgggaagggaacccaggaggCCTCCCCTAAGGTTCCCTTTGTAGTTCCTAGGCCATTGCAGATCCCAAGCCCAGGCTAAGCCAGGGATGTGGGAGTGACTCACCTCATTCCAGAGTGCATCCACCACATACAGCAGCTGGAAGGCATTGACCAGGAGCATAGCCAGCGAGGGGCTGCCCCGCAGCTCAGTCTCTTTCATCAGCATGGCCATGTTCACCAGTGCCTGGCAAGAGGGGCAGCAATCAGGCAGAGTTTGGAGAagacctgcctccctccctgctccttcccttgcCCCCAGCACCTTGTCTGCCCAGAGAAAAACACCTGATTGCTGAGTGGACCAGGAgccccatttcagattttggtaggggagggggcaaatttaaCTGTGATTCCAGAGGCTACTTGAGCACCTATAAACTCTTGGGTTTTTTGCTGATGATATCTGATATATAGTGCTCCTGTCAGATAATAttttctaattcctatataaagaaaaaaaaaaataaatattagacccactcagctctaatactaacatgttctgacatcttgtgtcaagtcactgaagggacactggttaggtttaaaattttaatgtatattcttaatttgttactaactcttgaatagaacaattgaaacaattgtagaaaaatctagattactttctatcacttttttgcagttcatcATGCTTGGAATAAatcatttaacttttggaaacatcctGTTAGGGCAAGGCCCcatgagtttatactgcacctgcctgggaCTCTAGGGATGTTACCccactacaaataatagactaaAAACAATTACTTTAAACAgtagtgaaactgacactttcaagtcactttcatagtattgccaaccccaaatagtCAAAAATCAagaatcaggctcaccaaaaatcatgagcttggctttaaaataatgatattgtgtaaaaataatagattggtggttttttttatttatattctgctttttgagcctttaaggtacactggggtcacattttgaagctttctccacagccacaagaactaaaaacttcatttttctttaagaaggaaggctgaaatcatcacatatcacttgactccaggaactggggctttaaggaaaacaataattatcatgagactcatgacaaaataatgagagttggcaacaatgctttcacttctgtttaaaggccagttactttccagaagggtCTTAAACATAACACTACAGAGATTGAGTTGCAGTTTTCACAGGAGACTATTTTAaatcaaacaccaagaaaattctacattttaaagttggggaaaaaaattgagacCTCTGAGGTATATCAGGGCGattgcaggcaggaaaggaaaataaacaggcacaggagctctgggcaactcttcctcttgaaagaaagttggagggtcaaatcttctagtccttaaACAAGTAAAACTTGTATTGCCATCAGCACCTCCACTCATAGATATAAACATCACAGCAAACATGTGAGGTCAATAACTATgcatacttaaatatctgagccatcttaGCTAGAGTTACACATCTTATATGCATTGGCTCAGGGACTACattttctggcatattctgaatagtgctgagcacacagataGTGCCCAACGAATAAcacaaatcatgacaataattGTCAACTTTATGGACTCCGTGGATGCAATTTcggttctttgttctggaattggcctgAATACGGCTGAAACCCTACAAATTTGATGTATAATTACATCTGATACTCATACAACActctctcattccttccttttttcAAACTCACaacaaaaaatggttttcagttaaaatcaaTGGGCACGTCTTCAGTAGTAACGTTAAAGAGCTggccacggcagtgctttaataTGGCGGTGTAGTCGCGGCACCAgtgctgagagagagctctcccagcactataaaaaaccccacctccacgaggggtgtAGTgcctcccagcgctggtgcactgtctacactagcactttacaGCGTTGAAACTTGCAGcgttcaggggggtgttttttcacacccctgagtgagaaagttgcagctctgtaaggtgccagtgtagacaagccctaaaattgCATAGCAGGCATTGCTGTACAACTCAGCCTAGGGCAGAACCTGCCACCCATTGACAGTTAAGTGCTTTCCTCTCATCTGactctcattttctttctttcttcatccttcctgacctctgctgCTTTTCATACTGTCAACCATGACACATCCTTCCCAATCACctgaaactagggtgaccagacagcaaatgtgaaaaatcaggacgggggtgagtgggggtaataggagcctatataagaaaaagaccccaaaatccgGACTCtccctgtaaaattgggacatctggtcaccctacctgggacCAATTGCTGGAATCTCAGAGAGCTGGCCTTCCTGGTTTTGCTCCCGTCCATCAGAGGCCTCTTttttgcagcatgcagcagagagaaaggctggtccagtggatagggagcTAGAtctgagagacctgggttctacccttccccgccccgcccaaatgacttcctgtatgacctcaggtcagtgccttagggacagagtttcaaaggcttttaggcacccaaagacgcagctaggcacctagtggggtttacaaagcacctaaccttctaggcgcttttgaaaatcccattaggtgcctaaatacctttgaaaacctggctGTTAGTctctcagtgccccatctgtacaatggggataacagtactgCTCGACTTCtctgaggggctcagatactacggtgatgggaCCAAATAAGTACCACAGGTAGAGTTGGAACTTCTTTATACCACTGCTATACCTTCCCTGGGttttggccccttcttttcacTTATGCCCCTCACATCTTTCTCTTTTCTGACTGTAACCTTGGCTCAGAGGGCTTGGTTGTATTTCTTCTGAGTCCCCTGCGTTCCTTCTTCAACCCCCACCCACCATCACCACCCgcatccataaacctgggaatcctggacgccccatcatctcaggcattggcaccctgacagcaggattttcTGGCTacgtggactctctcctcaggcccgaCACTACCAGCActtccccatcaccatagtatcttcCAGACatcaccgacttcctgaggaaactacaatccattggtgatcttccagaaaacccCACCCTAGCCACTAtagatgtagaagctctctacaccaacattccataCAAAaatggactacaagccgtcaggaacagcatccctgataatgtcacggcaaacctggtggctgaactttgtcaCTTCCTTTGTCCTcgcccacaactatttcagatttggggacgatttataccttcaagtcagtggcactgctatgggtacccacatggccccacatttttatggctgacttagaacaacgcttcctcatcTCTTGTTCCCTAGCACCCCTACTTTACTTGtattacattgatgacatcatcatctggacccatgggaaagagGACCTTGAGGAAATCTATCtgaatttcaacaatttccaccccaccatcaacctcagcctggaccagttcaCACaaaagagatccacttcctgggcaCTACAGCacaaataagcaatggtcacaaacaccaccctatactggaaacctgcTGAcattatacttacctacatgcctccagctttcatccagaccccATTACATGATCTATTGTCTACaaccaagccctaagatacaactgcatttgctccaacccctcagacagagacaaacacctacaggatttCTATCaggtgttcttaaaactacaatacccacctggggaagtgaagaaacagattgatagagccagaagagtacccagaagtcactacaggacaggcccaacaaagaaagtaacagaacaccactagccatcaccttcagcccccaactaaaacctctccagcgcatcatcaaggatctacaacctatcttgaAGGACTGACCTTGAGAGACAGgtcagtccttgcttacagacagccctcccaacctgaagcaaatactcaccagcaactacacaccacacaatcaaCCCCTGCAACAAAtgccattgccaactctgtccgcatatctattcaagggacaccactATAGGACCCAacaacatcagccacaccatcaagggctcgttcacctgcacatctaccaatgtgatatgcgccatcatgtgccagcaatgcccctctaccatgtacattggccaaaccggacagtgtacgcaaaagaataaatggacacaaatcagacatcaagaattgtaacattcaaaaaccagtaggagagcacttcaatctccctggacacttaataacagacttaaaagtggccattcttcagcaACAAACATTCAAAACCAGACTtcagtgagaaactgcagaactggaattaatttgcaaactggacaccatcaaagtAGGCCCAAATAAAGacttgatactcacaccttcttgtcaattgttggaaatgggccacatccaccctaattgaattggcttcATTAGCCCTgacccccaacttggtaaggcaactcccatcttttcatgtgctgtatatttatacctgcttactgtattttccactccatgcatctgatgaagtgggttatagcccatgaaagcttatgcccaaataaattgtctccaaggtgccacaaggactcctccttgtttttactgatacagactaacagggctacccctctgaaacctgttttacAGGCTCATCTAAGGACTTCCAGAGCCTTAATTTAATTACCGTCCTTATCTTAATCACCCAAGCCTCTTTTTGGAAACAAAACACTGACTCCTTGCCCTGGGGACACAAGCTGGGAGAAGCACCTCTTTGCAGAGCTTATATTCCACACTAATGCTGTGCAATTAAGAGCTCCACCTGGGAGCACACCTCCTGTATGAaactcggggtgggggtggagtgggaggggggcgtggcagcccctcctctgccctaCCTAATTGGCACCCTTGAGTGAGACCTCCCCAATATCTCACTGACATACTGGGGCAGACCAGCCTAGTAtcttcccctccccgccagggccggctctgacttttttgccgccccaagcacggcggCCGGACCCAGACACAAAGCAAAAAaaggcagccgtgccgccctaagattggacggaatgctgccccttagaatctgccgccccaagcatgagcttCCTTGGCCGgtcctggaaccggccctgctccctgctgccccggATTTGACCAAAGGCATATCTAGCCCCTGTGTAAGACCATCCTGCCTGGTTTACCTCTACCCCTGCATCAGACTAATGGGGCCACCCATGCCTGGCATCCCACACTCTCTGCTGCCCCAGATCAGACCAGTGGGCCTATCTAGTCTGGTATTCTTCACCACTCCCACCTTGCTTGGTCTGACTAATGGGTCCATCTAGGCTGGGATATCTGCTACACATGGCCATCTGGAGGGAGGGAAATTCACCCTTGCAACCCTTCCCCTGGGACTAGTGTTCCCCTGCAGCAGGTTCTATTATCCTTTGCCTTCGCAAGGTCATTATAGCCATGGGCCCAAGGGACTTTCTGCAGCAGGGAGCACCCTAA carries:
- the TM7SF2 gene encoding delta(14)-sterol reductase TM7SF2; the encoded protein is MMDRYKIPRTKELEFGGPLGAMILLFLMPATVFYLLLTCRTEQASVLNFPPPLPPLSTLWNPHTFLLLLAWVGLQAALYMLPMGKVTEGIVLRDKSRLQYRINAFHAMGVTALVVGAGLAAGLRLSYIYDHFLQLAFSALLLAFGLSFLLYFKSLFAPETTLAPGGNSGNPIYDFFMGHELNPRIGSFDLKYFCELRPGLLGWALVNMAMLMKETELRGSPSLAMLLVNAFQLLYVVDALWNEEAILTTMDIVHDGFGFMLAFGDLAWVPFTYSLQAYFLVNHPQKLSLSMAVGILLLNGLGYCIFRSANSQKNTFRRNPNDPRVTGLKTIPTATGRRLLVSGWWGFVRHPNYLGDLIMALAWSLPCGLTHVLPYFYVFYFTVLLIHREARDEHQCLRKYGLAWQEYCRRVPYRIFPYLY